TCGAAGATCGTCGCCGACCGCAAACTTGGCACGATCTTCGTTTCCGTGGACGGTCGGCTCCATCCGGCGCTGAATTTGATATCGGCGCGGCTGATTGCCGGGGAGCCCGCAGAGCCGACATTCGTCAGCCCCGACGACCTCGCCAAGTGGCCTCGGGGTCCGTTGGTCGGCATCGAAGGCGCCCCCACCGAGCCTCCTCGAGTGCTGACGCCAGAAGTGTCGCGCTGGGCAGTGTGCGACACCGCGTCGGAGTCGATGAGCGGCCGCCCCGTCATCACCGGGATCAACGGCGAGCTGACCATGGGGGACCGGGCGCGCGATGTCGGCAGCGATACCGCCGTGCTCGGCACATTCAATGGGCAGGCGTATGTGATCAACAACGGCGTGCGCATGCCGGTGGATCTGTCCGACCGGGCGGTGACGGATCCGATGGGCTTGGATGCCGGCGCGCCGGTGCAGTTGTCGCAGGCCATGGTCGATGCCCTTCCTGCCGGGCGTCCGCTAACGGTGCCCGCGGTGCCGGGAGCCGGTGAACCCACCACGGTAAACCTGGGCACGCCTGCGCCTTTGGTCAACGGATCGGTAGTGGTGTCCCAGGACGTCGCCTCGGGCAACGATCAGTTCTACGTCGTCTTCGACGATGGCGTACAGCCGGTGTCGTCGGTCGTGGCGGCGATGCTGCGGCAACGCGATTCGTTCGGTGCCTCACAGCCGCCCCGCATCTCGCCGGACATCTTGGGTGACGTGCCGGTTCGAGAAGTCTCGACGTGACGGGCTATCCCGCCGAGCCACTCAAGGTAGTGGACTGGCGCGCCGACCCGTGCTGTGCGTCGCATGGGAGCGTGGAGCAACGGACCGGCAAGCCCGCCAGCGTCTCGTGGTCGGTCGCGCCCTGCCGGTGACCGCGGAGCAGGAATCCCACCTGGTGCCCTCGTCGTCGGGGCTGAGGACCAGGGCCGCTTAGCCGATCAAGTCCTCCTGTCCAACAGTGCGGCGACGTGGGTGTCAACGACCGGTGCAAGCGCTGACTCCACTCGCCGAGAAACACTGTGGCTGATCAGCGAGTCCGGCGCGCTACGGCGTCCCCTTCGATGATGAAGCGCTGCAGGGACTGGGGCTCAAGAACGAGGCGCCACGCCTTGCGCCGTGGCCACTGCTGAAGGTGTGGCCTGCGGGCCCCGAACTGTCTCGGCAGGCGGCGATGACGATGCACGACACGTTGGCCGGCTCGGCCCCGATCACCGAACAAGGACGGTAACGCAGATGGCGACAGTCAAGCCCCGCCAAGGCGCGGTGAAGGTGCCGCCCACGATGGGTGGCCGGGTATCAGTGGCGGAACCGCTGGAAGCTCCGCGTCCGATACCCCGAAGTAAGGCCGCGATCATCCTGCCGGTGGTCATGGGGGTTGCCTTCCTCGGCATCATGGCACTGATGCTTTCGCAGCCCGGTCTGCGCAGCGGGACGATGGGCATGATGACCCTGCTGTTCCCCATCATGATGATTATCTCGATGGGGTCCTACATGTTCACCAATCGTGGCGGCGGTGGTGACAAGCAGCTGACCGGGCCTCAGCTGGAGCAGGCGCTCCGCGACTACGCCATGAATCTCGATGAGACGCGTGAGGTCGTGCAGGATGCCGCCCGCGCTCAGCACGCTCAGTTCGAGTACCTACACCCGGAGCCGGCGCTGCTGTCCGGGTTGGTGGGATCGGCGCGGATGTGGTGCCGCACCCCCAATGACCCGGTGTTGAAGGTGTTCTACAGTCAGGTTCGCATGGGGTGGGGCACCTCGAAGGTGGTCAAGGAGTTGGAGACCAACGAGCTGGGCCGCCGGGAGGACTACGAGCCGGTCACCTATGACGCCTCGTCGGCGTTCCTGCAGACCCAAAGCAAGCTGCATAAGGCACCAAAGCCGTTGCTGCTGCGCACACCGCTGGTATGGCGCTGATCGGCCGCGACGGCATGGACACGGTGTACGGGCTGGCGCGCGCCATGATCTGCCAAGCGGCTGTTGCTCATTCGCCCCGCGACTTCAAGATCATGATCGTCACCGACGACATTGCTCGCTGGGAATGGTGCAAGTGGCTGCCGCACTGCGCGCATCCGACGCAGCGCGACCGCGGCGGCCCCACCCGGATGGTGTGGTTGACCGGGGAGCAGATGGACGCGGCAGTAGGCACGGAGTTGCACGGCCGCGACGCCTTCCGCACGGGCGCCACCACGACACCGCACTGGCTGGTGATCGACGACCGCCGTCGCCGAGGCGATGATCGGCATTGGGAAACGATGACCCGCGCCAGCGGCGTGGCGGGGGTGACGTTCGTGGCTCTCTCCGATGAGCCCGGCCGCGGTGTCGGATTCGAAGACACCAATACGTTCTGGGTCTCGCAGAATGAGGTTATCCATCGGGGCCAGTGGTTTTGCCGCCCCGACACCATGGATCTGGCCAGCGCGCGGGTGCTGGCGCGCAAGATGGCCCGCTACCGCGTCGAGGGCGAACGATCACGCAGCGTCATCGACGACGACGCCCTCGACGCCGATCTGTACAAGATCATAGGCATCGACGATCCAGGCAACCTGGATGTCGAGAAGCTCTGGGCGCCAACGTTGTCGGGTCCGCCCTTCGAGGGCAATCCGTGGGGCGCCAAGTGGATGCAGTTCCCGATCGGTGTGGATCCCAACGGAGCACCGGTCTATATCGACTTCAAAGAGACCCATGAGGGCGGCATGGGACACCACATGGTGATCGCCGGAACGACGGGCTCGGGCAAGTCCTCGTTTCTGACGACTCTGATCCTGTCTGCCGCGTTGACTCATTCACCGGAAACGCTGGTGTTCGCGTTCTTCGACTTCAAGGGCAAGACGACGGCCAACATGGTAGCCGGGCTCCCGAACGTCGTTGCCGCCATGGGCAACTTGAAGGACGATTCACTGTGGATCGAGCGCATGGGCGACGTCATCAACGGCGAACTGGAGCGCCGCAAGTCACTGCTCGACCGAGCCGGGATCAGCGAGGTGGCCGAGTACGAGTATCGCCGCATCCATCTCGGGCACCGCCTGGAGCCGCTGCCCGTGCTCATCATCGTCATCGATGAGTTCACGCAGATGTTCATCGAAGCACCCGACTCGAAGAAGATCGTCGATGAGATCGGCCGCCAGGGCCGCGCCTTGAACGTGAAGATGATCTTGGGGTCCCAGCGTCTCGGACACGAGATGCAGTCGGGCATCATGGCCAACATCCCGATCCGTGTGGGTCTGCGGACTCTGGACGCGGGTGAGTCGATGGCCATCATCGGAACCGACGAGGCCAAGCACCTTCCCGAAAAGCCCGCGGGCGCAGGTCTGTTGCGCGTGCAGGGTCGCGATCGGCTGGTGCGCTTCCAGTCCGCGTTCGCCCGCAAGGTTTACCACCCGCCGCGACGGGTGGTCGCCGAAGCGGTGCGCACCCAGGCGGGATACATGGCGCCGGAGGTGTTCACCGCCGCACCGATGGCAGCGATTCCCACCGCACCCAAGCTCGCGGCTGCCCCGGTGGAATCGACCGACACCGTGCTCGGCGCGGACGGTCAGCCGATCCGCGAGATCGAGGCCTCCATTAAGTCGCTCCGCGAGCAGACCAGAGTGCCTGTTCACCAGATGTGGCTTCCGCCGCTTGAGCCGGTCCCGGTCGGGGAGCTGGTGCGTCGTCTGCGGCGCAAGCCCTGGTACCAGGACTACGGACACACTGCGGGTCTGCAGTTCCCCATCGGGATGGAGGACCGACCCTTCCAGCACGCCCAGCGGGTGTACTCCCTGGATTTCTCCTCGGGCAATTGCGCAGTCATCGGCCAGCAGAGTTCCGGTAAGACCACCGCGTTGACGACGATCATTACCGGCGCCGCGATGATGTATCACCCGAAGCGCGTCCAGTTCGTGGTGATCGCCATGGGCGGTCCGCTTCTCAACGACGTCGAGGCCCTGCCCCACGTCAGCTCGTTCGCTCGGGCGGGGG
The Mycolicibacterium arabiense genome window above contains:
- the eccB gene encoding type VII secretion protein EccB, with amino-acid sequence MDGRLHPALNLISARLIAGEPAEPTFVSPDDLAKWPRGPLVGIEGAPTEPPRVLTPEVSRWAVCDTASESMSGRPVITGINGELTMGDRARDVGSDTAVLGTFNGQAYVINNGVRMPVDLSDRAVTDPMGLDAGAPVQLSQAMVDALPAGRPLTVPAVPGAGEPTTVNLGTPAPLVNGSVVVSQDVASGNDQFYVVFDDGVQPVSSVVAAMLRQRDSFGASQPPRISPDILGDVPVREVST
- the eccCb gene encoding type VII secretion protein EccCb, whose protein sequence is MALIGRDGMDTVYGLARAMICQAAVAHSPRDFKIMIVTDDIARWEWCKWLPHCAHPTQRDRGGPTRMVWLTGEQMDAAVGTELHGRDAFRTGATTTPHWLVIDDRRRRGDDRHWETMTRASGVAGVTFVALSDEPGRGVGFEDTNTFWVSQNEVIHRGQWFCRPDTMDLASARVLARKMARYRVEGERSRSVIDDDALDADLYKIIGIDDPGNLDVEKLWAPTLSGPPFEGNPWGAKWMQFPIGVDPNGAPVYIDFKETHEGGMGHHMVIAGTTGSGKSSFLTTLILSAALTHSPETLVFAFFDFKGKTTANMVAGLPNVVAAMGNLKDDSLWIERMGDVINGELERRKSLLDRAGISEVAEYEYRRIHLGHRLEPLPVLIIVIDEFTQMFIEAPDSKKIVDEIGRQGRALNVKMILGSQRLGHEMQSGIMANIPIRVGLRTLDAGESMAIIGTDEAKHLPEKPAGAGLLRVQGRDRLVRFQSAFARKVYHPPRRVVAEAVRTQAGYMAPEVFTAAPMAAIPTAPKLAAAPVESTDTVLGADGQPIREIEASIKSLREQTRVPVHQMWLPPLEPVPVGELVRRLRRKPWYQDYGHTAGLQFPIGMEDRPFQHAQRVYSLDFSSGNCAVIGQQSSGKTTALTTIITGAAMMYHPKRVQFVVIAMGGPLLNDVEALPHVSSFARAGDRERVQRTIAEMKLLVEEREEAFSRLGLTIESFRARKFGGEAGPVPDDAFGEVFLVIDGWQQFRTTFGEDMMSELGVIMERGNSLGVRAIVAAAGWIAGGFPSWMSNSFTLNVELSLGSQDDPSKNNRDVAKKVPFGKRELIADPNDENAETVTETISGRGTSMAGYHFQAALPVLSAPDGRTIGPREAAAVITEMTGIEQVARVRMLPSTVGLEQVFAAQRDARPGLVPFGISEVGLVAAEADFNRSPHLLFIGNPECGLSNSLAAVARSIMRCYRPEEAQIYVVDPGNSLVRVVQGEHLGRYIGEDGVESEGYTYYEDDVRAMTRHIDALLAPRMPRGRAGQEELAQATRSWSGPEIFVLVDDEQIVAGWSAGANMFRADGKGPAVEGLTKYIDRAREVGLHLIVGRRFPWGPAMSSPLAGRLIAQTAPTVVLDGARAWASHQRRARSQAAGRSRHLRHRPALCTRPNRKGPALE